The Mucilaginibacter terrae region ACCAGGTTGTCTTTTTTGCCGGTACTTTGCTTTTTAACAATATCCTGTAAGCTGATGAGCGGTTCGTAGCCAATATCAAACAACAGTTCCACTACCTCGCGTAAGCTGATTTCTTCGTTTTTAAAACGGAGGTTAAGCTGTCGCTTTAAAAAATCTATGCGACTGTAATAGATAGCCGGATTAATGCGGTGCAGCTGTTCCAACAGCCAAATGCACGAACTGCAATGAATGTAGGGGATGTATAGCGTAACCACCGTCATGGTGGAATCGGTATAGTCAATCAGGTCGCTTACAACGCCGGGTTCATCAAGGTATTCAAAGCGTTTATCGAGGCGTGCACGGTTGGCGCCGGGGTGGTCGTTATAGGTATAATAATTACACAGGCCGCTTTGCGATAGCACCTGGTAAACACCACGGCATCCGGCACAGCAAAAGTCCTTGTTGTCGAAAGTGTACTGTTGCGTTGTGCAATCGTCGCCACAATGATAGCAGGTGGTTGGGGTAAGCGTATGGGTAGCCATTTAAAATGCAGTTGTTTGCACTTCAAAATTGTGCTAAAACCCCCGTTACAGGAATGACGGACATTATGTCAAAACATGATCACGATCATACTTTGCAGTTGATAATAGGCTGATTTGCACAAGGTTTTTACATGGCTACCAATTGTACTTAACAAATCAAATAGCTATGTTTAGGGCAATAATTATAAACCGCCAAAATCTTGACCATTAAAAACAACCTATTTACTACGTTAGTATTAACGTTGCCTTTCCTGTCGGTACCGCATGTTATTACGCCTGCCTTAACTCCGCAAGCCAACCAGTTTGTTGCCGATAAAAAGTATAATATTGCCCAACTGGGTGCCGTTGGCGATGGTGTTACACTGAATACCAAAGCCATTCAAACGGTAATTGACGACTGTGCAAAGAATGGGGGAGGCACCGTTGTTATTCCTAAAGGAACCTTTTTAAGCGGAGCCATTTTCCTTAAACCGGGTGTTAATATCGAAATACAGGCCGATGGAGTGCTGAAAGGTTCGACCAATATTGAGGATTACCCCAAGCTCATGACCCGAATTGAAGGCCATTTTGAACCGTGGCGCGCCGCCCTTATTAACGGCGATAAGGTTGACCACCTGAAAATTACCGGTAAAGGAACACTCGATGGCAGCGGTAGTCCTTTTTGGAAGAAGTTTTATGCCCAGCGCGAAAAGGTTTCGGGCACCACAAATCTGGATGTAGAGCGCCCGCGACTGGCTTTTATCCGTGATTCGAAGGATGTACTTATTTCGGGTATCAACTTTAAAGATTCGGGTTTTTGGAATCTACACCTGTATCGCGATAAAGGCGTAACGGTAGAAGATTGTCGCTTTGAAGCTGCGCACCGCTCCAAGCCCGACGACCACGCACCCAGCTCAGACGGGATAGATGTAGACAGTTCGCAAGACATTATCATACGCCGCTGCTTTTTTGCCGTAGGCGATGATGATATTGCACTCAAAGGCACCAAAGGCCCTTTTGCCATGGATGATAAGGACAGCCCGCCGGTAGAAAATATTCGTATAAGCGATTGCGTTTTTGAAGCCGGTGGTGGCGTAGTAACCTGCGGCAGCGAGGCTACCATAGTTCGTAATGTAAAAATTGAGCGCTGCGAAGCCCGAGGTGTAAACGTATTACGGTTAAAATTACGGCCTGACACCCCACAGCAGTACGAAGATATTAGCCTGACCGATATTACCATGACTGGTAATTCAACCCTGCTAAAAGTAACCCCATGGACCCAGTATTTTGATTTGAAAGGACAAACCCCTCCAAAATCATTAATCAAAAATGTGCGTATTGAAAACGTAAATGGCTCCTGCGCAGCCTTTGGCGAAATTAAGGGTACACCCACCTCAGCCATCGAACCGCTTCAGCTTAAGAATATCGACATTAAGGTTACTGAGTTTAAAATCACCCCTGAAACACAGAAGTACCTTAAACTGAATAACGTTGTAGTTAACGGAAAAACGATATAGTTGGGATATTTAGATACATACAAAAAAAGGCTGTTTCCGTGTAAGAAACAGCCTTTTTTATGTTAGTAATCCAGCTCTATGGATGGGTCCCAGTATACGGTTTTAAAGTTTTGCACCTTATCACCTATTACGGTAACGCCTTCTTTGGCAAGTAGTTCTATACGGTGCTCAATGCCCTCGGTGCCACCCGTTAAACGGCCTTGGCTGTTTACAATGCGTTGGAAAGGCACCGGTGGCTCAACCCCATTCAGCATACCCATGGCATGCCCCACCTTGCGCGACCAGTTAGGCACACCCAAAAACTTAGCAATAGCACCATATGAAGTAACCCTGCCTGCCGGAACCTGGCGGGCAACCTCAAAAACGTGATTGTTAAAGTTTGGGTCGGCAGCCATAATTACTCGAATGAAAATTTGAGATAATTGATGTTTTTATTGTCTTTAAGATACTTTTTCTCGTAGTAGGTTTTAATATTCAGTACCTCATCGGCATGCGAAGAGTGGTACAAGTCTTCGGTTTTTACGTGTAGTTTAAGGCCAAGTTCTTCAATCTTTTCGGCGGTGTAGGCGTGCAGGTCGTCGTTATCGGTTTTGAGATTCATATAACCGCCCGGTTTAAGCAGTTGCTTGTATTTATCCAAGAAACGTGGCGAGGTAAGACGCTTTTTTTCGCGGCTCAATTGCGGTTGCGGGTCGGGGAAAGTGATCCATATTTCGTCAACCTCTCCGGGGGCAAAAAAGTCTACCAGGTTTTCGATCTGTATACGCAAAAAGCCTACGTTAGTGAAGCCCTCTTCAATTGCAGTTTTAGCACCGCGCCATATCCGGTTGCCCTTATAATCAATGCCTATAAAGTTTTTTTGCGGGAATAGTTGCGCCAGGTTAACCGTGTATTCGCCTTTACCACAGGCCAGTTCGAGTACTACGGGGTTACTGTTCTTAAAAAATTCAGGAGCCCATTTACCTTTATAGGGTATACCCGCCTCTAACTGTATTACATTGCTAAATGTATCTATCTCGGCAAAACGCTTTAACTTATCTTTTCCCACTTTAAAAAATTGAACCGCAAAAATAAGTTTTTAGATTCAAGAGTAAAGAATCAAGATTCAAGATAAAATGACCCCAAACCCTCCGTATAGTTTTGATTTTTTCTTCTGAAAACCGCGAAATCACCCGAAAAGTCCCGGTTTTTCCGTGGTGTTCCATTTAGTGTTTCATAAAATACTTAGAACACCTGTAACGCAGTTGAACGGGTTGAACAATTGAAAACCTGCTTGTGAGCTATACCCAAAAGGGTACCGGTTAATTAATATTATGCTATTGCTTTACTCCGTTTATATTACTTATGTTTGTGTAACCAGTGTAGCAATTACACATTAACCACGGGCAATCAGTCCGGCCAATTTAAAACCCAATACGCTTGTTATGTTGAAATTTAAGTTTTTAGGATTAGTTGTGACCTTAGCAATAAGTGTAAATATGACAGTTATTGCGCAGCCCAATGTGGCAAAAGGCAAACCTATTAGTAAAGACCTGTTCGGGATTTTTTTTGAAGACCTGAGCTACGCAGCCGATGGCGGCTTGTATGCCGAACTGGTGCAAAACCGCTCATTTGAATATACACCGGCCGATAATAAAGCCTGGAACCCTTTTACCGCCTGGCAATACGTT contains the following coding sequences:
- a CDS encoding MGMT family protein, with the protein product MAADPNFNNHVFEVARQVPAGRVTSYGAIAKFLGVPNWSRKVGHAMGMLNGVEPPVPFQRIVNSQGRLTGGTEGIEHRIELLAKEGVTVIGDKVQNFKTVYWDPSIELDY
- a CDS encoding glycoside hydrolase family 28 protein, whose product is MTIKNNLFTTLVLTLPFLSVPHVITPALTPQANQFVADKKYNIAQLGAVGDGVTLNTKAIQTVIDDCAKNGGGTVVIPKGTFLSGAIFLKPGVNIEIQADGVLKGSTNIEDYPKLMTRIEGHFEPWRAALINGDKVDHLKITGKGTLDGSGSPFWKKFYAQREKVSGTTNLDVERPRLAFIRDSKDVLISGINFKDSGFWNLHLYRDKGVTVEDCRFEAAHRSKPDDHAPSSDGIDVDSSQDIIIRRCFFAVGDDDIALKGTKGPFAMDDKDSPPVENIRISDCVFEAGGGVVTCGSEATIVRNVKIERCEARGVNVLRLKLRPDTPQQYEDISLTDITMTGNSTLLKVTPWTQYFDLKGQTPPKSLIKNVRIENVNGSCAAFGEIKGTPTSAIEPLQLKNIDIKVTEFKITPETQKYLKLNNVVVNGKTI
- the trmB gene encoding tRNA (guanosine(46)-N7)-methyltransferase TrmB is translated as MGKDKLKRFAEIDTFSNVIQLEAGIPYKGKWAPEFFKNSNPVVLELACGKGEYTVNLAQLFPQKNFIGIDYKGNRIWRGAKTAIEEGFTNVGFLRIQIENLVDFFAPGEVDEIWITFPDPQPQLSREKKRLTSPRFLDKYKQLLKPGGYMNLKTDNDDLHAYTAEKIEELGLKLHVKTEDLYHSSHADEVLNIKTYYEKKYLKDNKNINYLKFSFE